Genomic segment of Candidatus Protochlamydia amoebophila UWE25:
TTACTAATCAAATCTAATTTAGCAGGAGTAAGATTAATGCGGTGCTGGTAGCTCATACTCAGCATGTCTTGTAAAACTTTATTATTCCATCTTAAGAGAAACCAACCGATGGCTAAAACTGCCCCTAGATTTAGAATGACATGTACATTAAAAAGATGATGTTCTAAAAATCGATTGATTGCTGCGTCAAGAGCGCAAATACAAGCAACAAACCAAGCATAATAATTAAGGGGTTTTTCTATCGCTGAAACAAAACTAGAAGACCAAATTTTATTTTGACTTAAAAAACGTTTTTTTAATTTAGTTAAACCAACTTTAATAAGAAAATTAAAAAATAGTAAAAAAAGAACAATACTTAAGATCTGTAAAAATAGTCCATAGGAGCCTTCTAAGACTTGAGAAGACACTTGAAAAAAAGAAAAAGCATGTGCAGTCATATCCATTTTATCTCTCCTATACTTGCATAAATCAATGCTGAATTAAATCTCATTCATCCAGCATTAATTAAAAGAATTTTTAATCCTTGATCATGAGCGGTTGACCGCTTTTTTCTTGCCAGGCCTTTTTGAGGCTGGCCATTTTTTTATTTGAAATTCCTCCTAAATATTCCATCGCTTTAAGCAGTCGCGCACGTGTACGATCTTTCCCTAAAAGGTTGACGGAATCAAAGAGAGGAGGACCTTGTGTTTTACTCATCAAACTAGCAAAGAGAATTGGCATGACAATTTTCTTATGATTGACTCCAAATATTTCTGCAATCTCTCTGGAAGCTTGATTAACACCTGTTCCGTTCCAATTTTCTAATTCATCCAAACGCCAAATTAAAGATTGAATCAAGTAGCAAATTTGTTCTTTAGATAGATCTTTAACGACAAATATCGCATCATTATAATGAAGATGATTGATGAATAAAAAGTTAAACAGATCCATAAAATCGCCAAAAGTTTTAATGCGAGAATGGCAAAGAGGCATTAGGCGTTGCATAAATTCATCGTTAAAGCTCCATTCTTTGATCCTATCCCAAAGTTGCTCAACAGGAATATTTTTAATGAGGTACTGTTGGTTCACCCAGTCTAACTTCTGCACATCAAAAATAGCTCCGGAGACGCCAATCCGCTTGTAATCAAATTCTCGTATAATGTCATCTAAGCTATAAATTTCTTGATCGCCAGTCATACTATAGCCCATCAATGTTAAGAAATTGATGAAAGCTTCGGATAAATAACCGCTATCTCTATAAAAAAAAATGGAAGTCGGATTTTTTCGTTTAGACAATTTTTTACCATCTTTACCTAATAAAAGAGGCATATGCAAGAACGTTGGAGGAGTCCATCCAAAGGATTCATATAGCAAGATGTGCTTTGGAGTAGAACTCATCCATTCATCGCCTCGAATCACATGAGAAATTTTCATAAGATAATCATCGACAACGTTTGCCAGGTGGTAGGTGGGAAAACCATCTGATTTGAGAAGAACTTGATCGTCTATATCAGCCCAAGGAAAGGTCATTCGTTTTTTAATCGCATCTTCATAAACACATTCACCGTTTAAAGGGACTTTTAAACGAATAACATACGAAAGCTCGGCTTGCTCTCTCTCAATTATCTCATCAGGAGTCAGGTGTCTGCAACGTCTATCATAACCTTGTCTTCCACCCTGTTTAGCGCTCAATTCTCTCATTTCATCAAGTTCAGCAGCAGTGCAAAAACATTTATAGGCTTTCCCTTTAGATAAAAGTTCTTCAGCATATTGTTTATAAATATCAAATCTTTCTGATTGTCGGTAAGGACCATAAGCACCCCCAATATCAGGGCCTTCATCCCATTGGATATTTGCCCATTTGAGGGCTGAATAAATATTTTCTTCATATTCTGGTCGGCTACGAGCCCGATCTGTATCTTCAATACGAAGAATAAATGTTCCATTGTAATGACGTGCAAAAATCATATTAAACAAAGCCATATAGGCTGTTCCAACGTGGGGATCACCTGTTGGAGAAGGCGCAATGCGCACGCGAACTGACATAAAACTAAGGCCTTTTCTTTAAAATCTGTAGTGACCCTTCTAAATAAGAAGGTTTAATAAATAGTGGGTGAATTTGTATTTAACAATTCTTTTTACAAATATAATAAGGAGAAAACGATATCTTTTAAATCTAAAAGACTAAAAAAACATGCTTTATTTATTTTTTTTGATTAGGAAAATTTATCCGCAATATTTACCTAATGAGCTTCAACCTATAAAAAATTAACATTATTGTTTAATTTAACGAGGTTGGGTTAATGCTGGTCATGGATTCAGTATTGATCTTATGTGTAAAACGTCTGAAAAATTATTTCAAATATGGAAAAACTCGACGTCCTAACAATAAGTAAGAGCCAATATCATAAGGTAAGGTTGTGACAAGTGGAATGAAAGGCTGATTTTCAAATGAAGCGCGAAAACCATTTAAAAGCGCATGCCCAATAAAAGTGATACCCGTAGTTAAATAAATAGAACTGGCTGGATTACCTTGAGAGTTTGCAATAAATCCAATAATTGTTAGACCTATTCCTGATACGGCTTCAATACTCGCCAGCCCACCTCTGACATAAGCAGAGACTGTTCCTATGCCTGGAATGTAGCCTGCAACATTCAAGGTTTTTTCAACTAATTCAAGAATGATAAAAGTATTTCCAAAAATTTTGTTAACGCGCATAAAATATCTTTTTAGTAATGAATAAAATGTTTATAAACGATTTTGTTTTTTTGCAATCTTATTAAGTTTCTATATTTAAAAAGAACTTTCCTATAATTTTGAAGAAATAAGAGGAATTCCTTTTTCTTGCATCATAATTAATAAGTCTTTCATGATTTTATAAGCTTCTTCTAATTGTAAATCATTTTGACCAAAGTCTTCCATGCTTTCTATATCACTATTTTCCTTCTTTCTTATTTCTTTAAGCATATTTTGATAATTAGGGTCATTTTCTAAGCGTTTGGAAGAATTCTTTTTTAATACTTCAAAATATGGATGATAAGTGTCTAACTTCTCTTGAAGACCAAATTTATACAACTTACGAATTTTATCTCGCTGTAAAAAGGGAACATCCGAAAGATCATCATCAAAATTTGCTTTGATGTGATCGTTTTCAAGAGGATATTTGGTGTACTTCTCTCCAATTTCTGACTCTGATAATACACCTGGTATAGGAATGTCAGATAATACACCTGATAATTGGGGGGTTTTACCAGAAACGGTATAATAACGCCCTCTTGTGACTTTATATTCCCCTTGGGGATTGACTTGTTCGTGTTCGGTTGTTGTCAAAGTGAATGTTTGATACGATCCCTTTCCATATGTATGGTCATCTCCAACAATGATTGCTCTACCGTAGTCTTGTAGTGTTTGCGCCACAATTTCTGAGGCTGAAGCACTCATGCGATTCACCAAAATAATGAGTGGGCCATCCCAAGTTGATGTTCCATCTAAGTCTCTTAAATGTTGAATTTTCCCGTTTTCATCTTTAATGGAGACTACAATCCCTTTAGTAATAAATAAACTTGTTACGGCAACAGCTTGAGATAAAAGGCCTCCTGAATTATACCTTAAATCAAGGATAAGACCAAACATGTTTTGATTCTTTTTAAGTTTGTTAATTTCTTCTTCCAAATCTGTTGCGGATGAACTATCTCGATCCTGATAGAAAGAGTATAATTTTAAATAACCGATTATCCCATTTCCATAAGGTTCGTAAGAACTTTTGAAACGACTTTCTTTTAAAATAACCTCTCCTCTTAAAATAGTCACATCCAATTTTTCTTCAGTTTTTTCACCGGCAGTACTTGTCGTTTCTCGAATGACTGTCAAAATAACGGGAGTATGTTCTTCCCCTCGAATTAAATCAACTGCGTCTGTAATATCCATTCCGACAACAGGTTCCCCATTGACTGCAACAATGCGATCTTTTAATTTAAGTTCTTTACCTAAGGCTGCGGGGCCACCCTCAATAATTTTTATTACAGTAAATCCATTAATGTCATCACGCAATTGAGCGCCAATTCCGAATAAACGCTGTTGAACATTAATCATAAATTGTGCAGCCTCACCAGGTGTAAAATAAGCTGTATGGGCGTCTAAAGCAGATGCTGTGGCTTTTAAAACGTTAGATAAGATTAAAGGTTGCTTTTCTTGTTCTTTTGGATTTAATGCCTCTTCTTCGTATTTTGCTTGTCGTTTGCCGATTCTTTGAAGAGCATTTTCCTTCATATGATCGTTTAATTTTGCTGCAGTTTCAATTTGTAAAGCTCGTATGCGTTTTAAACGTTCAATAAGCTCTTCTTCAGTCTGAACCCATGGAATATCTTTAAATTCTTCTGCTCGAACATTTTTAGGCAAGCTTTGATAGTCTATTTTATTTTCTAGTTGACGGCGTTTTAAAATAGCTTTAATTAGAGCAGTATGAATACTTTCAAAAGTAGAAAAATTACTGTTATTGTAATCATCAATAATGTTTGTGAGGAGTTCATCTGTTGGATGAGTCCATTCATAAATATCTGATTCAATGAAGTAAGTTTTATTAGGATCTAAATTTTCTAAATAGTTATTTAAAATTCGACGAGTAAGAGTGGGGGAAAGTTGTTTTTGCGAAGCATGAGCTTTCATAATTTCGTTTGCTTTAAACGTGACTTCCTTAGGACTCAAATCAGGTGATTTGGCTTCCAAAACAAAAGTTGTTAAACAAATTAAACAAATTAAAAATTTGTACATTAAAATTTCCTCAATCTTTTAAGATAAGCCGGAGATAAAGTTTTAATCATAACCAAAAACTTATTATTAGGCGAGTTTTGGATGATTATTCTTGTAGAAAATAGCCAGGATAAATTCAATAATTTGAATTTATCCTTTTAGAGAGAACTTAAATTTTTCATGCTTATTTCTTTTTTTGCTATTACTAACCTCTTTTGAGTCAGATAAATAAAAAAATAAATTGATTAATAATAAAACTTTTTGTATATTAAGAGCGTTTTCCAATTAAGATTTCTGGCTGTTAAAAATCGTTTATTCCCATAATTATACTCATTTTATTAATCTATTAATTAATTATCTGTTTATATTTGTTTAAAATTAAATTTAAAAAGATTCAAAAATAATTTAAAATCATTGATTTAAATTCTTTACTATGTAAAGATTATTTTTCCTTAAATAAATTATAAATTTATTAAAAAAAAAGGAAATTACATATTTAATATATTGTGGAGGTAATATTATGTCTCAGAATAAAACTGATGATAAAAAAGTAGTTTCAATTACAGAAGCTGCTAAATTAAATAAAGTAACAAGACAAGCTATTTATGTTGCCATTAAATTAAATAAATTAAAAGCTACTAAAGAGACAACTCGTTGGACAATTAGCTTAGAAGATTTAGAAGATTACCGTCGTCAAAAATATTCTAGAACGAAATCTACTTTTAACGGTGAATTATTATTTGATAATCTAAAAGGATATTATTCTGTTAATCAAGTAGCGGAATTGTTAAGTGTCCCTGCACAAAAAATTTATTACGCGACTCGTATTGGTTTGCTGAAAGCAGAGCGAAAAGGGGCTGCATGGGTTATTCATTCTGATAGTATGAAAGAATATCAAGAAAAATTCATGCAGAAAAAAAATCGTCGTCAAGCTAGCTGATTTCAGCTAGCTTCTAAGCAGCCGGCAATGAATTATTGCTGAGTTAAGTCATTCTTCTTCAAAAAATCTAAATGCATTGATTGAGCAACAACTTTATAACCTTTCAATTCTTTTTTTTAAAAAATTGAGAGGTTATACTTTTTTAAGATGAACAAGTGTTTCGACATGGCTAGTTTGTGGAAACATATCATACGCAGTACACTCGTGAATTTCATATAAATCTTCGCACAAAATAGACAAATCACGAGCTAAAGTAGAGGGCATACAAGAGATGTAAATCATGTCTTCAGGTAAGGCACTCATTAATATTTTGATTACTGATTTAGATAAGCCAATTCTTGGAGGATTGACAATAACTAAATCTACACATTTTTGAGACTTTAAACAAATAGGTAAAATTTTTTCTACATCTCCTTCGAGAAATTCGACATGAGGCAAATGGTTCAACTTGCTATTTTCTTTCGCAAATCGAATGGCGTCAGAATTATATTCAATGCCAGTTACGAAATGTCCTTGACTAGCAAGGAGTAAAGAGGTAATTCCAAACCCACAGTAAAGATCTAAAATTTTTTTTGATTTTAGTTGTATCGTTAACGAACAAATTTTTTTATAAATATAAAGGCTTTGTTCAGGATGATTTTGTATGAAGGCTTGAGGAGTAAACCGAAAAATTAAATTTTCAATTTTTTGTTCAGAGTAGGGGTTACCTATTATCCACTGTTTCTTGGGAGAAGTTACTAGAATACCCGAAAAAATAGGATATTTTTCTAAAGCCTCTTGAAACAGAATTCGATTAAGTTCATTCAATGAACAAAATTGAAATGATAAAATATATTGAGAATTTTGGTTTTTTAACAATGTCAATCGGCCATCTTGCTGATTGGGATTAGGCAAAGTACTAATAAATTTTTGTAATATGCTAATGATAGGGTCATGAAGGTTATTAAAAATAGGACATGTATCGATTGAAATAAGAGAAAAATGATCTGTTGCTATATAACCTGCTTGAAAACTTTGATTAAAGGATTTTAAATGAAGGGTAATATGTCGCCTGTAAGCCCAATTCAATTGAGCAGTATTCATTTCAACAGAAGGTACTTTAAGATGACCAATTCGTTTAAGAGTGTCAGTGATGGCAGTAAGTTTATAGTTTAATTGTGTTTGTTCGTTTAAATGCTGAAGTTGGCAACCTCCACACTTCCCAAAATATGGACAAGGGGGCTGAACTCTTAAAGAGCTAGGTTGTTTGAGTTTGACAAGTTCTGCTACTGCAAAAGATTTTTTTATTTCGATGATACGACAAATAATTTGATCGCCAGGAGCAGTAAAAGGAACAAAAATTACAAATCCATGATATCTTAAAATTCCTGCACCTCCAAAAGCAAGCGCTGTAATTTCTCCCTCAACTTGAGTATGAATAGTCAATAGATGGGTCATAAATTTTGATATTGAGTGGGTTCCAATTCAGTAAAAGTGGTAGGCACTTCTTCTAAAACTTTGAAATCACGAATGAGTAATTGAATACTGGATTTGTTAATTTGAGGGGTAAAAGCAATGCGCAGTTTTAAATTCTTTTTCCTTAGTTGTTGGCTATAAGTTGCTTTTCCAAGTGCAACACCTTCCAGAACTCTATCTCCTTGTTCTAAATAAAGCTTCAAATGCGTTTTACCAACAATCTTTGGGGGCCAGGTCTGCCAAGCGTCGCAATACAAAATGGGTTGAGGATTTTCATTTCCATATGGCTCTAACAGCCTTGCTGATTCAATAAAATCAAAAGTTAGTTCACTAAATTTAATTTCTGCATCAAGATAAAGTTTACTCATAACATCTGTATCAGCAAGCTTTTTATTAGCCGAAGCAATAAAATGATTTTTAAATTGTTCAACATGCTCTTCTTTAATAGTTAATCCTGCAGCGAAATCATGTCCACCGAAATTGATCAAAATATCTGAACATTCTTTTAAAGTTGGTAGAAGGGGGAATTCGCGGATAGAGCGAATAGAACCTTTTCCAATTCCTTTATCGATAGCAATCATCACAGTCGGTCTGTTGTATTGTTTTGAAATTCGTGTCGATAGTATGGCAATGACACCTGGATGCCATTTATCAGAAACCATTACAATTGCTTTGTTAGATAAAATAGCAGGTATTTGTTGGATAGTACTATCTACATCGGAAGACATTGTTCTTTCAATTTTTTGCCTTTCGATATTATTAAGGTCTAGCTCTAATGCCATCTTTTCTGCTAAATCAGCATTTTTTACAAGTAACATTTGGACACCTTTACGAGGGTCAGCAATACGTCCTAAACTGTTTAAACGAGGTGCAATTTTTGAGGCTATGGTAAATGTATTTAAATCATTGAGATCGACATCACAAATAGAAAAAAGTTTTGCTAGACCCATTCGTTTGCCTTTACGCAACTGACGAAGACCATAGCGAACTAAGATTCTATTTTCTGTGTCAAGCAATGAACCCATATCAGAGATAGTTCCTAATGCTACCAAGTCTAAATATTTTTTCAAATCAATCTTAGAAGGAGGAATTTTTCCTTCAGATGTCAGTTGATTAGTGATTCCGTGAGCTAGTTTAAAAGCGACGCCAACTCCTGTTAAATCTCGATTCGGATAAGGGTTGTTAACAAGTTTTGGGTTTAGAGTCGCTACACAATGAGGAATTTTATCTGTCGGTTCGTGGTGATCAGTGATAATCACATCGACGTTTTGTGCAGCTACTTTAGCTATTTCCACAGCAGCGGTGATACCGCAATCTACAGTAATAAGTAATTTGCAATTATTAATGAGAGCATATTCTAAAGCTTCGACGATTAAACTTTGTCGAAGCGCTCCTCTATTGGATACATAGAAGAAAACATTTGCGCCTAAATCTTGTAGAAATTCGGTCAACAAAGTAGTTCCAGTCATTCCATCAACATCATTATCGCCATAGATAAGAATGTTTTCATGATCACGGATAGCACGACAAACTCGTTCAACCGCTTGAGGCATTTCTGCCATTAAAAAAGGATCGTGCAATTCTGGTAATTTAGCATATAAATAATCGTGAATTTGTTGAAAAGAAGTAAATCCTCTGGAAACCAAAATTTGTGCTATAACAGGGTGAAGTTTAAATTCTTTAACAATGCTTTCTTTTAATGCTTCGTCCATTGGGGGATAAACCCATATTGGATCCTCTTGGACATTTGTTGTGAAATGCATTAAAATCTAGCTCCGTTTCTATAAATCGAGTGTTTTTCGTTAGAGTTTGGCTAATACACATGTATATAACTTATCTCGTTCGTTCATCTAAATCATTTTCTATACAATAGTCTAAAAGATAAATAGATTAAATCAGTAATTTTTTAACCTGCCTGAGAGATGCGGCATCAAGGTTTAGTTTTGCTTTAATTTATAAGACTAAAGCTAGATTTGTCAATGAACTGTTGATCTCTGTTTCAACATTGTAGCTTTCAAAACTCCCTTGTCAAGTGAAATCATTTAACATGAAATCGACTAAAAGTTGTCAAACAAGGATGGACCGCTAATCTATTTTTATTGTTAATCGTTTTAAAGCAGGAGAAAAATAATTCACGAAGTTAGGTTTAAAAAGTATTTGAAAAATCCAAGTAAAATGCTCCCTTTCGATCTGGAATTTTAGCTAATCTGCCAGAACGACACGGTACAACGAAAAATTCTAAATTCAATTAATTGCCATTTTAAAAATGACTTATAAAAAAAATTTAAAAGATTGTAATTGAATATTAAAAAAAATTACTTGAAAAATTATTCATGACTTGATCGTTGAGTTCTCATCATCAATAAATAGGGCGAAACACAAATTCGATATAAAAAATGATTCTGTTACTGAATTTAGCTTTCATTCTCATAAGAGCTAAATTTTTTTTAATATAATTTAATCTATCTCAATGTATTAAAGATAATTTTCCATACAATTAATGTTTTTAATACGTAAGGAGGTTGTTTGTAGTTTTTTCTTGCTTTTTTAGATAAATGGCTTGATAATCCTGAATACATTAGTAATGTTTTTACACAAAATTATGAAAACTCACAATTTATTATCAAAAATTTGCAAACAATAAACTAGTTCGAGGTTTTACTATGTCGCAAGATGCGAAACAAGACTTTGGTAAGTGGAGGGCATTCTTTTGGCCTGTACACGGTTATGAACTTAAAAAACTTCTTCCAATGTTTTTTATGTTCTTTTTTATTTCTTTCAATTACACAATTTTAAGAGATACAAAAGACACTTTAATCGTGACCTCTGCAGGTGCGGAAGCCATTCCATTTTTGAAGTCTTTTGGTGTTGTCCCTGCAGCTATCCTTTTTATGATCATTTATGCCAAGCTTAGCAATACGCTAAGCAGAGAAAATTTATTTTACGTTACGCTTTTACCTTTTATCATTTTCTTCGGCTTATTTGCTTTTGTCATGTATCCAGCTAGAGAAGTTTTAATGCCTCATGCTTCTGCTGAAGCTTTAAAAGCTTATTTACCTGGCGGTTGGACCGGGCTTGCGGCGGCATATGAAAACTGGATGTATTCGATTTTTTACATTTTAGCTGAACTTTGGGGAAGCGTTGTATTATCTCTTCTTTTTTGGGGATTTGCTAACCAAATTACCCGTGTAAATGAAGCTAAACGTTTTTATAGCCTTTTCGGTTTGGGTGCTAATTTGGCACTTTTAGTTTCAGGTCCTGCTATTGTATATGTATCAGATATTCGCAAGCATTTACCTGCAAATGTTGATGCATGGCAAATTTCTTTAAATTATTTAATGGGTATGGTCGTCATTGCCGGATTAGCAATTTTAGCTATCTATTGGTGGATTAATCGTGCAGTTTTAACAGATCCACGTTTTTATGATTTAAATCAAGAAAAAGCTCCTGGTAAAAAGAAAAAAGCTAAAATGTCTCTTGGAGAAAGCTTCAAATTCCTCTTTACCTCTAAGTATATCCTTTGTTTGGCGATATTGGTTATTGCTTACGGTATTTCTATTAACTTAGTAGAAATTACATGGAAGAGCCAGGTGAAACTTCAATATCCTAATCCAAATGATTACAGCACGTTCATGGGATGGTTCTCAACAATGACGGGTGCCGTCACAATTTTGATGATGTTATTCGTTGGTGGTAACGTAATTCGTCATAAAGGTTGGGGATTTGCAGCTTTAATTACTCCAGTTGTTTTATTAGTCACCGGGATTGCTTTTTTCTCATTCGTGATTTTTAAAGATCACCTAGCTGGATATATTGCTGCCTTAGGAACTACTCCACTATTCTTAGCTGTCATCTTTGGTGCGGCTCAAAATATTATGAGCAAATCTGCTAAATACTCTTTATTTGATCCAACAAAAGAAATGGCTTATATTCCTTTAGATGATGA
This window contains:
- the gltX gene encoding glutamate--tRNA ligase, translated to MSVRVRIAPSPTGDPHVGTAYMALFNMIFARHYNGTFILRIEDTDRARSRPEYEENIYSALKWANIQWDEGPDIGGAYGPYRQSERFDIYKQYAEELLSKGKAYKCFCTAAELDEMRELSAKQGGRQGYDRRCRHLTPDEIIEREQAELSYVIRLKVPLNGECVYEDAIKKRMTFPWADIDDQVLLKSDGFPTYHLANVVDDYLMKISHVIRGDEWMSSTPKHILLYESFGWTPPTFLHMPLLLGKDGKKLSKRKNPTSIFFYRDSGYLSEAFINFLTLMGYSMTGDQEIYSLDDIIREFDYKRIGVSGAIFDVQKLDWVNQQYLIKNIPVEQLWDRIKEWSFNDEFMQRLMPLCHSRIKTFGDFMDLFNFLFINHLHYNDAIFVVKDLSKEQICYLIQSLIWRLDELENWNGTGVNQASREIAEIFGVNHKKIVMPILFASLMSKTQGPPLFDSVNLLGKDRTRARLLKAMEYLGGISNKKMASLKKAWQEKSGQPLMIKD
- a CDS encoding S41 family peptidase, producing MYKFLICLICLTTFVLEAKSPDLSPKEVTFKANEIMKAHASQKQLSPTLTRRILNNYLENLDPNKTYFIESDIYEWTHPTDELLTNIIDDYNNSNFSTFESIHTALIKAILKRRQLENKIDYQSLPKNVRAEEFKDIPWVQTEEELIERLKRIRALQIETAAKLNDHMKENALQRIGKRQAKYEEEALNPKEQEKQPLILSNVLKATASALDAHTAYFTPGEAAQFMINVQQRLFGIGAQLRDDINGFTVIKIIEGGPAALGKELKLKDRIVAVNGEPVVGMDITDAVDLIRGEEHTPVILTVIRETTSTAGEKTEEKLDVTILRGEVILKESRFKSSYEPYGNGIIGYLKLYSFYQDRDSSSATDLEEEINKLKKNQNMFGLILDLRYNSGGLLSQAVAVTSLFITKGIVVSIKDENGKIQHLRDLDGTSTWDGPLIILVNRMSASASEIVAQTLQDYGRAIIVGDDHTYGKGSYQTFTLTTTEHEQVNPQGEYKVTRGRYYTVSGKTPQLSGVLSDIPIPGVLSESEIGEKYTKYPLENDHIKANFDDDLSDVPFLQRDKIRKLYKFGLQEKLDTYHPYFEVLKKNSSKRLENDPNYQNMLKEIRKKENSDIESMEDFGQNDLQLEEAYKIMKDLLIMMQEKGIPLISSKL
- a CDS encoding helix-turn-helix domain-containing protein, which gives rise to MSQNKTDDKKVVSITEAAKLNKVTRQAIYVAIKLNKLKATKETTRWTISLEDLEDYRRQKYSRTKSTFNGELLFDNLKGYYSVNQVAELLSVPAQKIYYATRIGLLKAERKGAAWVIHSDSMKEYQEKFMQKKNRRQAS
- the rlmD gene encoding 23S rRNA (uracil(1939)-C(5))-methyltransferase RlmD — its product is MTHLLTIHTQVEGEITALAFGGAGILRYHGFVIFVPFTAPGDQIICRIIEIKKSFAVAELVKLKQPSSLRVQPPCPYFGKCGGCQLQHLNEQTQLNYKLTAITDTLKRIGHLKVPSVEMNTAQLNWAYRRHITLHLKSFNQSFQAGYIATDHFSLISIDTCPIFNNLHDPIISILQKFISTLPNPNQQDGRLTLLKNQNSQYILSFQFCSLNELNRILFQEALEKYPIFSGILVTSPKKQWIIGNPYSEQKIENLIFRFTPQAFIQNHPEQSLYIYKKICSLTIQLKSKKILDLYCGFGITSLLLASQGHFVTGIEYNSDAIRFAKENSKLNHLPHVEFLEGDVEKILPICLKSQKCVDLVIVNPPRIGLSKSVIKILMSALPEDMIYISCMPSTLARDLSILCEDLYEIHECTAYDMFPQTSHVETLVHLKKV
- the recJ gene encoding single-stranded-DNA-specific exonuclease RecJ, with product MHFTTNVQEDPIWVYPPMDEALKESIVKEFKLHPVIAQILVSRGFTSFQQIHDYLYAKLPELHDPFLMAEMPQAVERVCRAIRDHENILIYGDNDVDGMTGTTLLTEFLQDLGANVFFYVSNRGALRQSLIVEALEYALINNCKLLITVDCGITAAVEIAKVAAQNVDVIITDHHEPTDKIPHCVATLNPKLVNNPYPNRDLTGVGVAFKLAHGITNQLTSEGKIPPSKIDLKKYLDLVALGTISDMGSLLDTENRILVRYGLRQLRKGKRMGLAKLFSICDVDLNDLNTFTIASKIAPRLNSLGRIADPRKGVQMLLVKNADLAEKMALELDLNNIERQKIERTMSSDVDSTIQQIPAILSNKAIVMVSDKWHPGVIAILSTRISKQYNRPTVMIAIDKGIGKGSIRSIREFPLLPTLKECSDILINFGGHDFAAGLTIKEEHVEQFKNHFIASANKKLADTDVMSKLYLDAEIKFSELTFDFIESARLLEPYGNENPQPILYCDAWQTWPPKIVGKTHLKLYLEQGDRVLEGVALGKATYSQQLRKKNLKLRIAFTPQINKSSIQLLIRDFKVLEEVPTTFTELEPTQYQNL
- a CDS encoding NTP/NDP exchange transporter; this translates as MSQDAKQDFGKWRAFFWPVHGYELKKLLPMFFMFFFISFNYTILRDTKDTLIVTSAGAEAIPFLKSFGVVPAAILFMIIYAKLSNTLSRENLFYVTLLPFIIFFGLFAFVMYPAREVLMPHASAEALKAYLPGGWTGLAAAYENWMYSIFYILAELWGSVVLSLLFWGFANQITRVNEAKRFYSLFGLGANLALLVSGPAIVYVSDIRKHLPANVDAWQISLNYLMGMVVIAGLAILAIYWWINRAVLTDPRFYDLNQEKAPGKKKKAKMSLGESFKFLFTSKYILCLAILVIAYGISINLVEITWKSQVKLQYPNPNDYSTFMGWFSTMTGAVTILMMLFVGGNVIRHKGWGFAALITPVVLLVTGIAFFSFVIFKDHLAGYIAALGTTPLFLAVIFGAAQNIMSKSAKYSLFDPTKEMAYIPLDDESKVKGKAAVDVVGARLGKSGGSIIQMGLLAFGTLATITPYIGAILMVIIAAWIVAARSLSKQFTQLTAEQNIEKNIDKTSEIATS